Below is a genomic region from Syngnathoides biaculeatus isolate LvHL_M chromosome 5, ASM1980259v1, whole genome shotgun sequence.
GGCGACCAGTCTCAGGtcacccaagtgaggataagtgctccAGAAAATCGATAGATGACTCTCAAGTTGAATTTTGTTCTCTCTATTTCCttagctgcgtatcctcacaagggtcacagggagtgctggaatctatcccaaCTGTTATCGgacagggggcggggtacaccctgaactggttgccagtcaatcgcagactCTCTATTTCAGATTTTGCAAAGCAGGATGCAGCTAAATTGAAGCGgctatttttctgcacataacACAAAATTATTGGATTGCGAGGGAACTCAATAACATGCAACTATCTCGACGGTAACTCGCTGGCCaaatcattaggtacaccttcaCATTCTAATGAGATTCAATACAATACCCTGTATTAAATAATATGCATTTACTAATGTAATAATGAGATATAAATCAATGTAACTGATGCGGTTTGAGATGTTTGATTGAAAAAACGTTTTCGTGCAGGGTGCAAGTAGGGTCAAACTAAACTGCATCATATCAttgcttttacaaaaaaaacaaacaaacaaacattatcttatgttacacaaagaagaaaaacatttgattcCCTCTCCAGTGTGATCATTTTCTTAAAGTATCATTTTTCATACAGCTCTTGCATTGGGTATCACTATGACAGCTACCAGGGACTGGCACATGCTTTTCTTCCGCCATCAAGTGGTCAGATCTAGTACTGACATAAAAATGTGCTAAAAGTACTTTTCAATGCAACATAAATCCAATGTAATTTCATTGCGgacttaaataaaatattttgttaaccGTGACTTAAAACATGCGGTGATGgtctagtggtacacacgcctaccTTTGGTCCGGGCAGtgtggggtcgattcccgctcagtgatgggtGTCGATATGTACCCTGTGCTGAATGTTTGTATTTACATACAACACTAAAAACTCAAAATGTCCCCCaaatttgcatttcaaaatatGATGAATATTTGAGTTTTGACAATGGTTCGTTACTTTAACCCGTTTTTCTTTcaggggccacattgtggttccgtTTTACCTCAAAGGGCTGTCATGACCGTGAGacaacacaaatatttaatcgttaattgtatttacattatcaatttatgatctactattggaatcataaatcaagggtaatgttttttttccaactattcatatttggtaacacaaaaatgcttgcaatatcgcaactttatcatttatgacgcatgacaatttgaatttttgtgtatagatttttacaagaataattgaaattgacactctcgaTAGGGCTTCGCGGGGGATGTAAAATCATGCGGcatgccagatctggcccccgggccgcgAGTTTGATACTTGTGTTTTATGCGGACAATGTCCCCCCCATTGAAAAGTCAGTTCCGTGCAAGTGTGGAGGGAGGAGGACCACGGGATTAAAACCCTGCCATGCTCAGCCCAATCTTCAGAACCGAATGATGGATGGTCAGAAAGCGACAAACAAAGCAGGTAGGAGGAGCGGCATCAAGTCACGCAAGAGCAAATGTAAAAGACGGGTGGGGCGCATGCCAAGGCTTGAAATAACTTGGAAAAAAGGCAAACGCTTCACCCCCTTATGACCGACACACCAGAATTTCATTTCAAGACACGCCCTTTAATCCCAGTGTCCCCATAGCGACGGCACCACCTGCTCCTGATTGGACCGCCTCGCATCAAGCGCACGCTCCGCCGGGCTTCAAATTGGACATTTCCGCATCTCGGTCCGTCCTCTCGTCTGATCCCTCCACACGAAGGGAGCCTTGCGTTTTGTGCTTCGGAACCGAGACGTCGCCTTCGCCATGGTTGAGCAGTTTGTCGGAACCTGGAAGCTGACGGCCAGCGAGAACTTTGATGAATACATGAAGGCAATTGGTGAGGATACATTTCACTCGTTCACTTTGGTGTAGTTAGACGATGCGTGAATGAATTATCATTTTCGTTTGGCACGGAGGTGTGGGCTTCGCCACCCGGCAGGTGGGCAACATGGCAAAGCCCAACCTCGTGATCAGCGTGGATGACGCTGGCCTCATCTCGATGAGGTCCGAGAGCACTTTCAAGACCAAAGAAATCAAGTTCAAGCTGAACGAGGAATTTGACGAGATGACGGCGGACGACCGACAGACCAAGGTGTGTTTTCTAGAAGCGTACAGAGTACTTGTTTTGCGTGTAACGAAAGATAATTCTGTCTGCAGACCGTCATCACTTTTGAGAATGGCAAACTAGTGCAGAAGCAGACGTGGGACGGCAAATCTACAACTCTGGAACGAGAGATTCAAGATGGCAAACTAACTGCTGTACGTTGCTAAAGGTTTTTTATgtggcactttttaaaaaaatccttaacTATAAATCCTGTTTCTGCAGAAATGCATCATGGGTGATGTTGTTGCGCTGAGGATTTATGAGAAGGGGGCTTAAGTCCTGTCTTTCATCAGTGAATAAACTACAAGACATTTTGCATAAAAGAATTCCAATAAAATCTATAAAAGTGTCTGACGGGTTTCTAAACTTGCATTTCTTGGTTGGTATTTTGGGGGTGGGTTATACAGTAATTTATTGTGCACTTCAGTCTTAGTGCTACACTTGTGAAAGTGATTTAATAATTGCTAGGatggaagaaaaatacaaattaaaaaaaaaaaaaaaatcacaagttgGCATCTTAACTGTAAGACTGAGCATGTGAGCAGTCTTCAAGAATTAAGTTCTCAGGCTTATTTTGTGCTTAACAGAAATTTAGGGTTGCCCATCTGAACAGGATACGACTGCTGCTTGCCAGTTTAAGACTTCAGACTTTGTataagaggattttttttttttttttttttttttttgtgtcattcaCTAACTAGTCCCCTCGGGTCAGTCTGAAGTCTAATTAAACTGGTGGGACTTGTTTCCTTGACAATTGTCCTTTTGTTGAAGCAAGGACACACGTCCTAATATCAGCGTTGACTCTTGTGACAGGGTGGTGGCGGGGCCAAATCCCTTGTTGGGGTCAATGCAGTGACCCCCGACTGGCTAGGCCTCttgtcttggatgcacagagtGGAAATAAAGCAAGTGCACTTGTCCTAATTAAGCCTCTTTGGGTCTGCGTGCTCCTGGTGTGCCAGACTGCATGCACTTGTTGACTGGCCAGCATAATGGCCTCTTTAAATATGgggttttgggggtggggggagggacaCTTGGTTAACATTCCAAgatccattttttatttgaacattgTTTATGTAGAATGGGAGTTAATCTAGGGGTGGGCAAAGAAAGATTTAATCCAGCCAATTGAGCATTTACATGAACACGATCCCtatgtgtttttaaattttgtctaAAAACAATGCACTTTATAAAATATCTGCCCGTGGGGGCAGCTGATACTAGAGTTTTTGGGAAACTGTACTCCGGAATGTGCGGACTACGCACTGTCAGAGTAAAGTTAGGACATCACTGGTACATTAAATACCCAAATACACCCTAAAATTAGCTAAGGGCTATTAACAGCATAGTTTAAACTGGAGCATGCTtgactattcatttttttattgcagcAGCCTTTGGACAAACATAAGTATACATGACATGCAGGGGCTGACATTTTGTTGAACAGTTACCGTGGTTACTGGTTTGCTTCTAAGCTACGAGCAACTCAGTATTTTAACAAGCCACAATTTTTTATTGTGAGCTTTTGTGTTTCCATCCATGCCtgatctttgccgcttatcctcacgagggtcgcggagagtgctggagcctatcacagctgtcaacgggcaggaggcggggtacaccctgaactggttgccagccaatcacagggcaaatggagacaaataaCAGTTACAATCACAAagacacccaggggcaatttagagtgtccaattaatgttgcatgtttttgggatgtgggaggaaaccggagtgcccggaggaaacccacgcaggcacgaggagaacatgcaaactccacacaggcgcgtccgggattgaacccaggacctcagaactgtgaggccaacgctttaccatctgatcccaccgtgctgcctgctTTCGTGTTTGCCTCACCTCAATATTTTCAtcaacaggtgtgtgtgtgtgtatgcaggaTGCTAATACAACCTTTTCCCAATAGAAATACATTTGGGTGTCAATGACAATTTCtgatattatttttactttgtaaCCACAAATTAAGACTAAACACTGGATATTGTCATCTTGGGTAGTTCTTGAAgacgtgaggaaaaaaaaaagaaaatgttgacat
It encodes:
- the fabp4b gene encoding fatty acid binding protein 4b, with translation MVEQFVGTWKLTASENFDEYMKAIGVGFATRQVGNMAKPNLVISVDDAGLISMRSESTFKTKEIKFKLNEEFDEMTADDRQTKTVITFENGKLVQKQTWDGKSTTLEREIQDGKLTAKCIMGDVVALRIYEKGA